One window from the genome of Haladaptatus paucihalophilus DX253 encodes:
- the gcvPB gene encoding aminomethyl-transferring glycine dehydrogenase subunit GcvPB, which translates to MNYTQAKWEHDEDDLYEPLLSEKDGAEVEIEAALPDELTRDSLDLPELSEPELARHYTRLSQMNYGIDSGPYPLGSCTMKYNPKFTEDVAALPGASVHPDRSEGSVQGTLELLYGLQDYLARIGGMDAVSLQPPAGAAGEFTGILVAKAFHEANGEGDQRTEIIVPDSAHGTNPASAALGGYDVVELPSADDGRVDIEALEAAVGDSTALFMLTNPNTLGLFERDIERIAEIVHEAGGLLYYDGANLNALLGRARPGDMGFDIMHYNVHKTFATPHGGGGPGAGPIGVREKLAEFLPAPRVKKMNGTYERFDPERTIGKVHGFTGNWLVLIKTYAYIARLGDEGLSDASAKAVLNANYLASQIEYDVPFSPFHHEFVASAGDQDAADVAKRMLDYGVHPPTTKWPEIVSEALMTEPTEIENRETLDELADAFNAVIAEDDETLEAAPQKTTAKRIDQASAARNLRLSWHSLDD; encoded by the coding sequence ATGAACTATACACAAGCGAAGTGGGAACACGACGAGGACGACCTGTACGAGCCCCTCCTTTCCGAGAAGGACGGCGCTGAGGTCGAAATCGAGGCCGCGCTCCCCGACGAGTTGACCCGCGACAGTCTCGACCTGCCCGAACTGTCCGAACCCGAACTGGCGCGCCACTACACCCGGTTGAGCCAGATGAACTACGGCATCGACAGCGGACCGTACCCGCTCGGTTCCTGTACGATGAAGTACAATCCGAAGTTCACCGAGGACGTGGCGGCGCTCCCCGGCGCGAGTGTCCATCCCGACCGCTCCGAGGGGAGCGTGCAGGGCACCCTCGAACTCCTCTACGGATTGCAGGACTACCTCGCCCGAATCGGCGGGATGGATGCGGTCAGCCTCCAACCCCCGGCGGGCGCGGCGGGCGAGTTTACCGGCATCCTCGTGGCGAAAGCCTTCCACGAGGCGAACGGTGAGGGCGACCAGCGGACGGAAATCATCGTCCCGGACAGCGCCCACGGAACCAATCCCGCGAGCGCGGCGCTCGGCGGGTACGACGTGGTCGAACTCCCGAGCGCGGACGACGGCCGCGTCGATATCGAAGCCTTGGAAGCCGCGGTCGGTGACAGCACCGCGCTGTTCATGCTCACGAACCCCAACACGCTCGGGTTGTTCGAGCGCGATATCGAACGAATCGCCGAAATCGTCCACGAAGCGGGCGGCCTGCTCTACTACGACGGGGCGAACCTGAACGCCTTGCTCGGACGCGCCCGCCCCGGCGACATGGGCTTCGACATCATGCACTACAACGTCCACAAGACGTTCGCCACGCCGCACGGCGGCGGCGGCCCCGGTGCCGGACCCATCGGCGTCCGCGAAAAGCTGGCAGAGTTCCTGCCCGCACCGCGGGTCAAGAAGATGAACGGAACGTACGAGCGGTTCGACCCCGAGCGAACCATCGGGAAGGTCCACGGCTTCACGGGCAACTGGCTCGTGTTGATCAAGACCTACGCATACATCGCCCGCCTCGGCGACGAAGGCCTCTCGGACGCCAGCGCGAAGGCGGTCCTCAACGCGAATTACCTCGCCTCGCAGATAGAGTACGACGTGCCGTTCTCCCCCTTCCATCACGAGTTCGTCGCCAGCGCGGGCGACCAAGACGCCGCCGACGTGGCGAAACGGATGCTCGACTACGGTGTCCATCCGCCAACGACGAAGTGGCCCGAAATCGTCTCCGAGGCCCTGATGACCGAACCGACGGAGATAGAAAACCGCGAGACGCTGGACGAACTCGCGGACGCGTTCAACGCCGTCATCGCGGAGGACGACGAGACGCTCGAAGCCGCACCGCAAAAGACGACCGCGAAGCGCATCGACCAAGCGAGCGCCGCGCGGAACCTCCGCCTCTCCTGGCACTCGCTGGACGACTAA
- the gcvPA gene encoding aminomethyl-transferring glycine dehydrogenase subunit GcvPA, with the protein MTGGKASTGSPYAPHTAEETAAMLDAVGVESVEDLFDIPEPVRFDGEFGIEKRTEQATRRELQRTLGENRTLTEFLGRGHYSHYVPSLVDHLADRSEFLTSYTQYQPEVTQGFLQALFEYQSMLVELTGLEIANASMYDHATALAESALLAARVRQTSGNRVLVPDSILPERRSVLENYTDGPGLVVDEYATDDANADIDSLAETIDEETVLVYAENPTTRGTIEENLAEIGDLAHDNDALFCLGTDPVALALLQEPAAVGADIVVGDAAALGLPTSYGMGLGLFATREEFVRQVPGRLVGVSEDGDGNRAFTLTLQTREQHIRRERATSNICTNQAWVALRTAIHIAYLGASGLVELAEKCVTMADDLAQRLDDISGVQAPVNDRHHFREFVAHTDQPAPPIVADLEERGFAVHEVGEHEVQVCVTDVNEHAVDEFVTLFAEVAI; encoded by the coding sequence ATGACCGGAGGCAAGGCGAGTACGGGAAGCCCGTACGCACCGCACACGGCCGAGGAGACGGCGGCGATGCTCGATGCGGTCGGCGTCGAGAGCGTCGAGGACCTCTTCGACATCCCCGAACCGGTTCGCTTCGACGGCGAGTTCGGCATCGAAAAGCGCACCGAACAGGCGACCCGCCGAGAGTTACAGCGAACGCTCGGCGAGAACCGAACCCTGACGGAGTTCCTGGGTCGCGGCCACTACAGCCACTACGTCCCCTCGCTGGTGGACCACCTGGCGGACCGATCGGAGTTCCTGACCTCGTACACGCAGTATCAACCCGAAGTCACGCAGGGGTTCCTGCAGGCGCTGTTCGAGTATCAGTCGATGCTGGTCGAGTTGACCGGCCTCGAAATCGCCAACGCTTCGATGTACGACCACGCAACCGCGTTGGCCGAGTCGGCGCTGCTCGCCGCGCGCGTCCGGCAGACCAGCGGAAACCGCGTCCTCGTCCCCGATTCTATCCTCCCCGAACGCCGGAGCGTCCTCGAAAACTACACCGACGGACCGGGCCTCGTCGTGGACGAGTACGCGACGGACGACGCGAACGCCGATATCGACTCCCTCGCCGAGACCATCGACGAGGAGACCGTCCTCGTCTACGCCGAAAACCCGACGACTCGGGGGACCATCGAGGAGAACCTCGCCGAAATCGGCGACCTCGCACACGACAACGACGCGCTGTTCTGCCTCGGCACCGACCCCGTAGCGCTGGCGCTACTGCAGGAACCCGCCGCGGTGGGTGCCGATATCGTCGTCGGCGACGCGGCCGCGCTCGGCCTCCCGACGAGTTACGGTATGGGTCTCGGACTGTTCGCCACGCGCGAGGAGTTCGTCCGACAGGTCCCGGGCCGACTCGTCGGCGTCAGCGAAGACGGCGACGGCAACCGGGCTTTCACGCTCACGCTCCAGACGCGCGAACAGCACATCCGCCGGGAGCGTGCGACCTCGAACATCTGTACGAATCAGGCGTGGGTCGCCCTCCGAACCGCCATCCACATCGCGTACCTCGGCGCGTCCGGGTTGGTCGAACTGGCCGAAAAGTGCGTCACGATGGCCGACGACCTCGCCCAGCGACTGGACGACATCAGCGGCGTTCAGGCACCGGTCAACGACAGACACCACTTCCGCGAATTCGTCGCCCACACCGACCAACCCGCACCCCCCATCGTCGCGGATCTGGAGGAGCGCGGCTTCGCGGTGCACGAAGTCGGCGAACACGAGGTACAGGTCTGCGTGACCGACGTGAACGAACACGCCGTCGATGAGTTCGTCACGCTGTTTGCGGAGGTGGCCATCTGA
- the gcvH gene encoding glycine cleavage system protein GcvH, with protein sequence MSFEVPEDRNYLESHEWVAVNDGTGKIGITDFAQDELGDVVFVELPSEGDELEQEGNLGVVESIKAVSDLYSPVSGTVTAVNDELENTPELVNDDPFGDGWMLEVELDDESELDDLLSADEYREQIE encoded by the coding sequence ATGAGCTTCGAAGTACCAGAAGACCGGAACTATCTTGAATCGCACGAATGGGTGGCAGTGAACGACGGAACCGGAAAAATCGGCATCACCGACTTCGCGCAGGACGAACTGGGCGACGTGGTGTTCGTCGAACTCCCGTCGGAGGGCGACGAACTCGAACAGGAAGGCAACCTCGGCGTCGTCGAGAGCATCAAAGCGGTTTCCGACCTCTACTCGCCCGTCTCGGGCACCGTCACGGCCGTCAACGACGAGTTGGAGAATACGCCGGAACTCGTCAACGACGACCCGTTCGGCGACGGATGGATGCTCGAAGTCGAACTCGACGACGAGAGTGAACTGGACGACCTGCTCTCCGCGGACGAGTACCGCGAGCAGATCGAGTAG
- the gcvT gene encoding glycine cleavage system aminomethyltransferase GcvT gives MPLRKPPLRDRHDERGATFTEFGGWDMPVEFDSIKQEHESVRHSVGIFDVSHMGEIEVSGPDAERLMQRLTTNDVTQLSPGDSQYAMITDEDGVIIDDTVVYRLSEDDDAEFLFIPNAGHDEMMHDRWKRFRSEWDMDAEIRNATDDYAMYAVQGPDAADAVNEAADESVADLSKFEAMYASVAGVRCWVARTGYTGEDGFELILPSDEAETVWDAFDCQPCGLGARDTLRTEMGYLLSGQDFDYEDDPRNPYEAKVGFTVKLDTEFVGRDALERVKEEGVEETFVGFRLVDRGVPRHGYDITSTEDTIIGTVTSGTMSPTLSEPIGLGYVPTDYADPGTVIRVMVRGQSKKAKIESTPFLKDKQ, from the coding sequence ATGCCCCTTCGGAAACCGCCGTTGCGCGACCGACACGACGAGCGGGGCGCGACGTTCACCGAGTTCGGCGGCTGGGATATGCCCGTCGAGTTCGATTCGATAAAGCAAGAACACGAGAGCGTCCGGCACTCCGTCGGCATCTTCGACGTCTCCCACATGGGGGAAATAGAGGTCAGCGGACCCGATGCCGAGCGCCTCATGCAACGACTGACGACGAACGACGTGACCCAATTGTCTCCCGGCGACTCCCAGTACGCGATGATCACCGACGAGGACGGCGTCATCATCGACGACACCGTTGTCTACCGACTTTCGGAGGACGACGACGCGGAGTTCCTGTTCATCCCGAACGCCGGTCACGACGAGATGATGCACGACCGCTGGAAGCGATTCCGTAGCGAATGGGATATGGACGCGGAAATCCGCAACGCGACGGACGACTACGCGATGTACGCGGTCCAAGGCCCGGACGCCGCCGACGCCGTGAACGAGGCCGCGGACGAGTCGGTCGCCGACCTCTCGAAGTTCGAAGCGATGTACGCGAGCGTCGCGGGCGTTCGGTGCTGGGTCGCCCGCACCGGTTACACGGGTGAAGACGGATTCGAACTCATCCTGCCGTCGGACGAGGCGGAAACCGTTTGGGACGCGTTCGACTGCCAGCCCTGTGGACTCGGCGCGCGCGACACCCTTCGGACCGAGATGGGCTATCTCCTGTCGGGACAGGATTTCGACTACGAGGACGACCCGCGGAACCCCTACGAGGCCAAAGTCGGTTTCACGGTGAAACTCGATACCGAATTCGTGGGCCGTGATGCGCTCGAACGCGTGAAAGAGGAGGGCGTCGAGGAGACGTTCGTCGGTTTCCGACTCGTGGACAGGGGCGTCCCCCGACACGGTTACGACATCACGAGCACCGAAGACACCATCATCGGGACGGTCACGAGCGGGACCATGAGTCCGACGCTTAGCGAACCCATCGGATTGGGGTACGTTCCGACGGACTACGCCGACCCCGGAACCGTCATCCGCGTGATGGTGCGCGGGCAGTCGAAAAAGGCAAAGATTGAGAGCACACCGTTTCTGAAAGACAAACAATGA
- a CDS encoding plastocyanin/azurin family copper-binding protein: MTPNHDRRTMLKAAGALALGTSFSGYLALGQPDSNDDDSEADVTVTVGRNGNLGFEPRDVTILPGMTVEWVWNSDTHNIYVDDQPEGGNWQGTPGKVSKVYDDGYRYAHTFDVLGRYEYYCAPHKAAGATGSVTVAESKDGDDAKPPENHATKADLPVEVGPDGNLEFAPGTDRPLAVPVGTEVTFVWKSDGNNLVVDEQPDGANWRGTPGGPSSLYDEGYEYSHTFDVPGFYKFHSAPYESAGMVGRIYITE; the protein is encoded by the coding sequence ATGACCCCCAATCACGACAGACGGACGATGTTGAAGGCGGCTGGGGCGTTGGCCCTCGGGACGTCTTTCAGTGGCTATCTCGCGCTCGGTCAACCCGATTCGAACGACGACGATTCCGAGGCGGACGTCACCGTGACCGTCGGCAGGAACGGAAACCTCGGGTTCGAACCCCGAGACGTCACGATACTCCCCGGAATGACGGTGGAGTGGGTGTGGAACTCCGACACCCACAACATCTACGTGGACGACCAACCCGAGGGCGGGAACTGGCAGGGGACGCCCGGCAAAGTATCGAAGGTGTACGATGACGGTTATCGCTACGCCCACACCTTCGACGTACTCGGCAGGTACGAGTACTACTGCGCCCCGCACAAGGCGGCGGGGGCGACCGGGTCGGTCACGGTCGCCGAATCGAAGGACGGCGACGACGCGAAACCGCCGGAAAACCACGCGACGAAAGCCGACCTTCCGGTCGAAGTCGGTCCCGACGGGAACCTCGAATTCGCGCCCGGCACGGACCGTCCGCTCGCCGTCCCCGTCGGAACGGAAGTCACCTTCGTCTGGAAATCGGACGGCAACAATCTCGTCGTTGACGAGCAACCCGACGGCGCGAACTGGCGGGGAACGCCCGGTGGGCCGAGCAGTCTCTACGACGAGGGGTACGAGTACAGCCACACCTTCGACGTTCCGGGGTTCTACAAATTCCACAGCGCACCGTACGAGAGCGCGGGAATGGTCGGGAGAATATACATCACGGAGTAG
- a CDS encoding Na+/H+ antiporter: MVAPTGITAGLINLLEVFIIAASVGIFVAKVGRFPYTIALLLAGLAVSILGINIDITLTHDLILLVLLPPLLFEGAATTDLDSFRENLVPVLVLAVPGLIVSILVLGVLGHYAFGYPLLLATLFAAMILPTDPVSVLALFEELGAPERLSVLVEGESLLNDGVGVVVFSALFALISQTPPNTDLSELISPEVIAETGLEIVVASLGGLLVGLAAGYLIYRVMVNLDEHMTEIVLTLILAYGSFLLAEHYFHVSGVIATVTAGLLIGNRGAEYAMSPQTKISVFNTWDTAAFLVNTLIFVLIGAKTPIHQMVDNWQLIAIAIVLAIFVRALTVYPFTAAVNRFSRRDIPFSYQHVMVWGGLHASIPIALVLGLPGDFPNISELRSMVFGVAAFSLVVQGLTMSNLLDRLDIVTRTETEELYELLLGRARAVDSALDAAERLHDRGDLPTDVYEDFRGEYRHEKEDLNTAISRLLRENPELRREELLVGERRVLKQEKSAIMDATHSGVISDDIGERLLEEVDLKLDRVDTGRSTVRDDPENEAYEEFWRARVAEYGLDFSPSDD; encoded by the coding sequence ATGGTCGCGCCGACTGGAATCACCGCCGGACTCATCAATCTCCTCGAAGTCTTCATCATCGCAGCGAGCGTGGGTATCTTCGTCGCCAAGGTCGGACGGTTTCCGTACACCATCGCCCTCCTCCTCGCCGGACTCGCCGTTTCGATACTCGGTATCAACATCGACATCACGCTGACACACGACCTCATTCTCCTCGTACTCTTGCCGCCGCTTCTGTTCGAAGGCGCGGCGACGACCGACCTCGACAGCTTTCGTGAAAATCTCGTCCCGGTGCTCGTTCTCGCCGTCCCCGGACTCATCGTCTCGATTCTGGTTCTCGGCGTGCTAGGCCACTACGCGTTCGGCTATCCGCTCCTGCTCGCCACGCTGTTCGCCGCGATGATCCTCCCGACCGACCCCGTATCGGTGCTCGCGCTCTTCGAAGAACTCGGCGCGCCCGAACGACTGTCGGTGTTGGTCGAGGGCGAAAGCCTCCTCAACGACGGCGTGGGCGTCGTCGTCTTCTCCGCGCTGTTCGCGTTGATCAGCCAGACGCCCCCGAACACGGACCTCTCGGAACTCATCTCGCCGGAGGTCATCGCCGAGACGGGACTCGAAATCGTCGTCGCCAGTCTCGGTGGGCTCCTCGTCGGCCTCGCCGCGGGGTACCTCATCTACCGCGTCATGGTCAATCTGGACGAGCACATGACCGAAATCGTCCTCACGCTCATCCTCGCCTACGGCAGTTTCCTCCTCGCGGAACACTACTTCCACGTCAGCGGCGTCATCGCAACCGTCACCGCGGGACTGCTCATCGGCAACCGCGGCGCGGAGTACGCAATGAGCCCCCAGACGAAGATTTCGGTGTTCAACACGTGGGACACCGCCGCGTTCCTCGTCAACACGCTCATCTTCGTCCTCATCGGTGCGAAGACGCCTATCCACCAGATGGTGGACAACTGGCAACTCATCGCCATCGCCATCGTCCTCGCCATCTTCGTCCGCGCGCTCACAGTCTACCCGTTCACCGCCGCTGTCAACCGGTTCAGTCGGCGCGACATCCCGTTCTCCTACCAGCACGTGATGGTCTGGGGCGGTCTGCACGCCTCCATTCCGATCGCGCTGGTGCTCGGACTTCCGGGCGACTTCCCGAACATCTCGGAACTCCGGTCGATGGTGTTCGGCGTCGCGGCGTTCAGCCTCGTCGTCCAAGGGCTGACGATGAGCAACCTCCTCGACCGCCTCGATATCGTCACGCGAACCGAAACCGAGGAACTGTACGAACTCCTCCTCGGGCGCGCTCGCGCCGTCGATTCAGCGCTCGACGCCGCCGAACGCCTCCACGACCGCGGCGACCTCCCCACGGACGTGTACGAGGACTTCCGCGGCGAGTACAGACACGAAAAGGAAGACCTGAACACGGCCATCTCCCGCCTGCTTCGGGAGAACCCCGAACTCCGACGCGAGGAACTCCTCGTCGGCGAACGCCGCGTCCTCAAACAGGAAAAGAGCGCCATCATGGACGCCACCCACTCCGGCGTCATCAGCGACGACATCGGCGAACGACTCCTCGAAGAGGTGGACCTCAAACTCGACCGCGTTGACACCGGTCGGAGCACCGTTCGCGACGACCCCGAGAACGAGGCCTACGAGGAGTTCTGGCGCGCCCGCGTCGCCGAGTACGGCCTCGATTTCTCCCCCAGCGACGACTAG
- a CDS encoding S8 family peptidase has product MADDNTSRFDRRTFLKATGAVGAAAALSGVTAATPGRNPGPKEDEILVGVSAGHGDIEQAVMQNAPMDVNVVHKNEHLRYVAVELPSAMPDSARQSFIDAIEQREGIKYAEENSTHEALLTPDDPKFGQQYAPQMVNSDSAWDTTLGSSDVTIAVIDTGAQYDHPDLAANYKSNPGKDFADSDSDPYPDVPQDEYHATHVSGIAAGVIDNGTGVAGQGNSSLINGRALDEGGSGSTSDIADAIRWAADQGADVINMSLGGGGYTSTMKNAVTYASNNGVFIACAAGNDGSGSVSYPAGYSECLAVSAIDSNGNLASFSQYGSKVELCAPGVDILSTTTETRGSYEKLSGTSMATPVVSGVAGLTLSQWDLTNSELRSHLKNTAVDMGLSSDEQGSGRVDAYNAVTTQPGSGGGGGGGGGSDSTTDSVSGSLSDYSDYDDYTWSWEYSSPSQIVVELDGPSSADFDLYLNTGTTSAASPSSYDYSSTTTNSQETVTIDSPDTSTDLQIDVDSYSGSGSYTVTITEYQ; this is encoded by the coding sequence ATGGCAGACGACAACACATCGCGGTTTGACAGACGAACATTCCTCAAAGCAACTGGTGCGGTCGGTGCTGCAGCGGCCCTGAGTGGCGTTACGGCGGCGACGCCGGGTCGTAATCCGGGACCGAAAGAAGACGAAATCTTGGTCGGTGTTTCGGCGGGTCACGGTGACATCGAGCAGGCCGTCATGCAGAACGCACCGATGGACGTCAACGTCGTCCACAAGAACGAACACCTTCGCTACGTTGCGGTCGAGCTTCCGAGCGCGATGCCCGACTCCGCGCGACAGAGTTTCATCGACGCTATCGAGCAGCGCGAAGGAATCAAATACGCAGAGGAGAACTCGACGCACGAAGCGCTTCTCACGCCGGACGACCCCAAGTTCGGCCAGCAGTACGCGCCGCAGATGGTCAACTCCGACTCCGCGTGGGACACGACGCTCGGCAGTTCGGACGTCACCATCGCCGTCATCGACACCGGCGCACAGTACGACCACCCCGACCTGGCGGCGAACTACAAATCCAACCCGGGCAAGGACTTCGCCGACAGTGACAGCGACCCGTACCCGGACGTGCCGCAGGACGAGTACCACGCGACCCACGTTTCCGGCATCGCGGCCGGTGTCATCGACAACGGTACCGGCGTCGCCGGGCAGGGTAACTCCTCGCTCATCAACGGCCGCGCCCTCGACGAGGGCGGCAGCGGTTCCACGTCCGATATCGCGGACGCCATCCGCTGGGCCGCGGACCAGGGTGCCGACGTCATCAACATGTCCCTCGGTGGCGGTGGCTACACGAGCACGATGAAGAACGCGGTCACCTACGCGTCCAACAACGGCGTCTTTATCGCCTGTGCGGCGGGTAACGACGGCTCCGGCAGCGTCTCGTACCCGGCGGGCTACAGCGAGTGTCTCGCCGTCTCGGCCATCGACTCGAACGGCAACCTCGCCTCCTTCTCGCAGTACGGCAGCAAGGTCGAACTCTGCGCGCCCGGTGTGGACATCCTCTCGACGACCACCGAGACGCGCGGTTCCTACGAGAAGCTCTCCGGTACCTCGATGGCGACGCCCGTCGTCTCCGGTGTCGCCGGACTGACGCTCTCGCAGTGGGACCTCACCAACTCGGAACTCCGAAGCCACCTCAAGAACACGGCCGTCGATATGGGCCTGTCCTCGGACGAACAGGGCAGCGGCCGCGTCGATGCCTACAACGCCGTCACTACCCAGCCCGGTAGCGGCGGTGGCGGTGGTGGTGGCGGCGGCAGCGACTCCACGACCGATTCGGTCAGCGGGTCGCTCTCGGATTACTCCGACTACGACGACTACACGTGGTCGTGGGAGTACAGCAGCCCGAGCCAAATCGTCGTGGAACTCGACGGACCGAGCAGCGCCGACTTCGACCTCTACCTCAACACGGGGACGACGAGCGCCGCGAGCCCGAGCAGCTACGACTACTCGTCCACCACCACGAACAGTCAGGAAACGGTCACCATCGACAGCCCCGACACGTCGACGGATCTCCAAATCGACGTCGACTCCTACAGCGGGTCGGGTAGCTACACCGTGACCATCACGGAATACCAGTAA
- a CDS encoding NYN domain-containing protein, whose translation MSGGLRSLHEEDDDAHDRTVALFVDGPNVLRDDFDVDLDDVRTAGRQLGQLATTRLYLDEHATPGLIQAAEARGFEVVITSGDVDVKLAIDATELALDERVDVLAIASRDTDFKPVLEKAARNGVRTVAIAPGEYGRSDALQNAAHEAFVIEDEEANATE comes from the coding sequence ATGAGCGGCGGCTTGCGGTCTCTCCACGAGGAAGACGACGACGCACACGACCGAACCGTGGCCCTTTTCGTCGACGGTCCGAACGTGCTCCGGGACGACTTCGATGTCGATTTGGACGACGTACGGACCGCCGGACGGCAGCTTGGCCAACTCGCGACGACTCGTCTCTATCTAGACGAGCACGCGACACCGGGACTGATTCAGGCGGCGGAAGCGCGCGGATTCGAAGTCGTCATCACGAGCGGCGACGTCGACGTGAAACTCGCCATCGACGCGACCGAACTCGCGCTCGACGAGCGCGTTGACGTCCTCGCCATCGCGTCCAGAGACACAGATTTCAAACCCGTTCTCGAAAAGGCGGCGCGAAACGGCGTTCGCACGGTCGCCATCGCGCCCGGCGAGTACGGACGGTCCGACGCCCTCCAGAACGCGGCCCACGAGGCGTTCGTCATCGAAGACGAGGAAGCGAACGCGACCGAATGA
- a CDS encoding TatD family hydrolase has translation MNDLGTPVLDDHLHLDPDHGRGLEAVKDFARSGGTHLLVVNKPSWLLGVEAESGDDFRTVFDTTVDVVERANDILRGRAWPVLGVHPGLVSKLVDDRDFSPAGARDLMQAGLEVAAEYVADGKAVALKSGRPHYDVTDEVWSASNAVLRRALELGAETGCAVQLHTEATDDLTEVGEWAESVGLPSEHVVKHYAGGELAGVTPSVMSDKDRLERAVERGEPFLMETDFIDDPDRPGAVMGPKTVPRRVSWMQEQGYDEAIRTAHVSTPELVYGLDTEATLSD, from the coding sequence ATGAACGACCTCGGGACGCCGGTACTCGACGACCACCTTCATCTGGACCCCGACCACGGACGCGGCCTCGAAGCGGTCAAAGACTTCGCGCGGAGCGGCGGCACGCACCTGCTCGTCGTCAACAAACCGTCGTGGCTGCTCGGCGTCGAAGCCGAATCGGGCGACGATTTCCGAACCGTCTTCGACACGACGGTCGACGTCGTGGAGCGCGCGAACGACATCCTCCGCGGGCGTGCGTGGCCCGTCCTCGGCGTTCATCCGGGATTGGTCTCGAAGCTCGTGGACGACCGGGATTTCTCGCCCGCGGGTGCGCGCGACCTGATGCAGGCCGGACTCGAAGTCGCGGCCGAATACGTCGCGGACGGGAAGGCAGTCGCCCTGAAATCGGGGCGGCCGCACTACGACGTGACCGACGAGGTGTGGTCGGCCTCGAACGCCGTCCTCCGCCGCGCGCTGGAACTGGGTGCAGAAACGGGTTGTGCCGTTCAACTGCACACCGAGGCGACGGACGACCTGACGGAGGTGGGTGAGTGGGCGGAATCGGTCGGATTGCCGTCGGAACACGTCGTCAAACACTACGCGGGCGGCGAACTGGCGGGCGTAACGCCGAGCGTGATGAGCGACAAGGACCGCCTCGAACGTGCCGTCGAGCGCGGTGAACCGTTCCTGATGGAGACGGACTTCATCGACGACCCCGACCGCCCCGGCGCTGTGATGGGACCCAAGACGGTGCCGCGTCGCGTCTCGTGGATGCAAGAGCAGGGATACGACGAGGCGATACGAACCGCGCACGTCTCGACGCCGGAACTCGTGTACGGGCTGGACACCGAAGCGACGCTCTCGGACTGA
- a CDS encoding DUF2150 family protein, with product MSAPPEEFYSEERWQNWLDRIRDEDIDPENEDSARLLLNLQDDVAIAVAKIVTAYDDEDIDEETALSELTDIRETVLGEVDFEDEEKAMLIDGVQTSLLCVFYAAEEYVAHGPAEEAPVEEYIREAEKAESAEDLDSALGLVAAGGTRIFAGDELDISVMEEMEYGLVTEWANGLDSIQSAMSDPELVEEDDE from the coding sequence ATGAGCGCTCCTCCAGAGGAGTTCTACTCCGAAGAACGCTGGCAGAACTGGCTGGACAGAATCAGGGACGAGGACATCGATCCCGAAAACGAGGATTCCGCGCGCCTCCTGCTCAACCTGCAGGACGACGTGGCTATCGCCGTCGCCAAAATCGTCACCGCGTACGACGACGAGGACATCGACGAGGAGACGGCCCTCTCGGAACTCACGGACATCCGCGAGACCGTCCTCGGTGAGGTCGATTTCGAGGACGAAGAGAAAGCGATGCTCATCGACGGCGTCCAGACGAGTCTCCTCTGCGTGTTTTACGCCGCGGAGGAGTACGTCGCGCACGGACCCGCCGAGGAGGCACCTGTGGAGGAGTACATCCGCGAAGCCGAAAAAGCCGAATCGGCCGAAGATTTGGACTCGGCGCTCGGTCTCGTCGCGGCGGGTGGAACGCGCATTTTCGCCGGTGACGAACTCGACATATCGGTGATGGAAGAGATGGAGTACGGACTCGTTACGGAGTGGGCAAACGGCCTGGACAGCATTCAGAGCGCGATGAGCGACCCGGAACTCGTCGAGGAAGACGACGAGTAA